In a genomic window of Gossypium arboreum isolate Shixiya-1 chromosome 9, ASM2569848v2, whole genome shotgun sequence:
- the LOC108457124 gene encoding nucleolar GTP-binding protein 1 isoform X3, producing the protein MSCAFSLLESCHLPCSIYLSTTFRFSRGFYQMQRPIKHKTLCLCRNMQTFACELVKASYVPTPQTKPKDQSLAKVETIGAFQKLPMVMPSVDIFQSALRKAKRVLPTKGIANVAKRERNRGAKQLDALMKELAVPLRGYIENFPKRIYLHPYERSLIELTFGAGNYEESLSKKEAEERLTEGLEKLQEIFKCEGQAIDDLLYIAKTLRAMPVVDLEMPTLCLVGAPNVGKSSLVRLLSTGKPEVCNYPFTTRGILMGHITLDYQHFQVTDTPGLLKRCDEDRNNLEKLTLAVLSHLPTAILYVHDLSGQCGMSLSDQFMIYKEISERFGNHLWLDVISKCDLLKESPVVFITEDREVDHLELANYRKIGPEGALRVSVKNEDGIDKLKKKVHELLMSQMERIKSKRIQDNIEVLR; encoded by the exons ATGAGCTGCGCCTTTAGTCTACTTGAGTCATGCCACCTCCCTTGTTCAatatatctatcaacaaccttccgCTTCTCAAGAG GCTTCTACCAGATGCAGAGGCCTATAAAGCACAAGACCTTGTGCTTGTGTAGAAACATGCAGACTTTCGCTTGCGAGCTCGTCAAAGCAAGCTATGTACCCACTCCCCAAACTAAACCCAAG GATCAATCATTAGCAAAAGTAGAAACTATTGGTGCATTTCAGAAGCTGCCAATGGTGATGCCATCAGTTGATATTTTCCAATCTGCTTTGAGGAAGGCGAAGAGGGTCTTGCCTACAAAAG GCATTGCAAATGTAGCAAAGAGAGAACGAAATAGAGGTGCAAAGCAACTCGATGCACTGATGAAA GAATTGGCAGTTCCACTGAGAGGGTACATAGAGAATTTCCCCAAAAGAATCTATTTGCATCCTTATGAACGATCTCTTATTGAGTTGACATTTGGGGCTGGAAATTATGAAGAG TCTTTATCAAAGAAGGAAGCAGAGGAACGATTGACTGAG GGTTTGGAGAAACTTCAAGAAATCTTCAAGTGTGAAGGACAGGCTATTGATGATTTATTGTATATTGCAAAG ACTTTGAGAGCCATGCCAGTTGTGGATCTAGAAATGCCAACCCTGTGTCTTGTTGGAGCACCAAATGTGGGGAAGTCATCATTGGTCCGTCTACTCTCAACAGGAAAGCCTGAG GTGTGCAACTATCCTTTTACAACAAGAGGAATTCTCATGGgtcatattactctagattaccAGCATTTTCAG GTGACCGACACCCCAGGCTTGTTGAAGAGATGTGATG AAGACAGGAATAATTTGGAAAAGTTAACACTTGCTGTGCTCTCACATTTGCCAACAGCAATTCTTTATGTTCATGATTTATCAGGACAGTGCGGTATGTCACTGTCTGATCAG TTCATGATATACAAAGAGATTAGTGAAAGGTTTGGGAATCACCTATGGCTTGATGTTATCTCAAAATGTGATCTGTTGAAAGAATCTCCTGTAGTCTTCATAACAGAAGATAGGGAAGTTGATCATCTTGAATTGGCTAACTATCGAAAAATAGGCCCTGAAGGTGCACTCCGTGTATCAGTAAAAAATGAAGATGGAATCGATAAG CTGAAGAAGAAGGTGCATGAGCTGTTGATGTCTCAGATGGAGAGGATCAAAAGTAAAAGGATCCAAGATAACATAGAAGTGCTTAGATAA
- the LOC108454614 gene encoding probable thiol methyltransferase 2 isoform X1, with translation MLRSLFFSPRIRRVAVPSSPLGPTLAMDNNNRSRTTDSSVQTNPRIQKLQQIVKTDASAGWEESWKQGVTPWDLGRPTPVILHLHHSGSLPMGRVLVPGCGTGYDVVAMACPGRYVVGLDISEEAIKKAKQMSSSLPNADNFTFIEANFFSWRPTDLFDLIFDYTFFCAILPEMRLAWAQQIQNFLKPDGELVTLMFPMDDHAGGPPFKVSIEDYEEVLHPMGFKAVSIVDNELAIEARKGREKLGRWKRGVGHSSL, from the exons ATGTTGCGGTCTCTCTTCTTCTCCCCCCGGATACGGCGTGTGGCAGTGCCATCCAGCCCTCTGGGTCCAACCCTTGCCATGGACAACAACAATCGAAGCCGCACTACTGACAGCAGTGTTCAAACCAACCCTCGCATTCAAAAACTCCAACAAATCGTTAAAACCGACGCATCCG CTGGTTGGGAAGAGTCCTGGAAGCAGGGAGTCACCCCTTGGGATTTAGGTCGCCCCACACCTGTTATTTTACATCTGCATCACTCTGGATCTCTCCCCATGGGCAGGGTTCTCGTCCCTGGATGTGGCACC GGCTATGATGTGGTGGCAATGGCATGCCCTGGACGCTATGTTGTTGGTCTGGACATATCAGAGGAGGCCATAAAGAAAGCAAAGCAG ATGTCTTCCTCATTACCAAATGCAGATAATTTTACTTTCATAGAGGCAAATTTTTTCTCCTGGCGCCCTACAGACTTGTTTGATCTTATTTTTGATTACAC GTTTTTTTGTGCCATTCTGCCAGAGATGAGATTAGCATGGGCTCAGCAAATCCAAAACTTTTTAAAACCAGATGGAGAACTTGTTACATTGATGTTTCCA ATGGATGATCATGCTGGTGGACCCCCTTTTAAAGTATCAATTGAAGA CTATGAAGAGGTTTTGCATCCAATGGGCTTTAAGGCAGTATCCATTGTTGATAATGAATTGGCCATTGAAGCTAGAAAG
- the LOC108457124 gene encoding uncharacterized protein LOC108457124 isoform X2 yields the protein MSCAFSLLESCHLPCSIYLSTTFRFSRGFYQMQRPIKHKTLCLCRNMQTFACELVKASYVPTPQTKPKDQSLAKVETIGAFQKLPMVMPSVDIFQSALRKAKRVLPTKGIANVAKRERNRGAKQLDALMKELAVPLRGYIENFPKRIYLHPYERSLIELTFGAGNYEEVLKKVDALRKKVVSVGKEHASLCAKSLSKKEAEERLTEGLEKLQEIFKCEGQAIDDLLYIAKTLRAMPVVDLEMPTLCLVGAPNVGKSSLVRLLSTGKPEVTDTPGLLKRCDEDRNNLEKLTLAVLSHLPTAILYVHDLSGQCGMSLSDQFMIYKEISERFGNHLWLDVISKCDLLKESPVVFITEDREVDHLELANYRKIGPEGALRVSVKNEDGIDKLKKKVHELLMSQMERIKSKRIQDNIEVLR from the exons ATGAGCTGCGCCTTTAGTCTACTTGAGTCATGCCACCTCCCTTGTTCAatatatctatcaacaaccttccgCTTCTCAAGAG GCTTCTACCAGATGCAGAGGCCTATAAAGCACAAGACCTTGTGCTTGTGTAGAAACATGCAGACTTTCGCTTGCGAGCTCGTCAAAGCAAGCTATGTACCCACTCCCCAAACTAAACCCAAG GATCAATCATTAGCAAAAGTAGAAACTATTGGTGCATTTCAGAAGCTGCCAATGGTGATGCCATCAGTTGATATTTTCCAATCTGCTTTGAGGAAGGCGAAGAGGGTCTTGCCTACAAAAG GCATTGCAAATGTAGCAAAGAGAGAACGAAATAGAGGTGCAAAGCAACTCGATGCACTGATGAAA GAATTGGCAGTTCCACTGAGAGGGTACATAGAGAATTTCCCCAAAAGAATCTATTTGCATCCTTATGAACGATCTCTTATTGAGTTGACATTTGGGGCTGGAAATTATGAAGAG GTTCTGAAAAAGGTAGATGCTCTTAGGAAGAAGGTGGTATCTGTTGGAAAGGAACATGCTTCTCTTTGTGCCAAG TCTTTATCAAAGAAGGAAGCAGAGGAACGATTGACTGAG GGTTTGGAGAAACTTCAAGAAATCTTCAAGTGTGAAGGACAGGCTATTGATGATTTATTGTATATTGCAAAG ACTTTGAGAGCCATGCCAGTTGTGGATCTAGAAATGCCAACCCTGTGTCTTGTTGGAGCACCAAATGTGGGGAAGTCATCATTGGTCCGTCTACTCTCAACAGGAAAGCCTGAG GTGACCGACACCCCAGGCTTGTTGAAGAGATGTGATG AAGACAGGAATAATTTGGAAAAGTTAACACTTGCTGTGCTCTCACATTTGCCAACAGCAATTCTTTATGTTCATGATTTATCAGGACAGTGCGGTATGTCACTGTCTGATCAG TTCATGATATACAAAGAGATTAGTGAAAGGTTTGGGAATCACCTATGGCTTGATGTTATCTCAAAATGTGATCTGTTGAAAGAATCTCCTGTAGTCTTCATAACAGAAGATAGGGAAGTTGATCATCTTGAATTGGCTAACTATCGAAAAATAGGCCCTGAAGGTGCACTCCGTGTATCAGTAAAAAATGAAGATGGAATCGATAAG CTGAAGAAGAAGGTGCATGAGCTGTTGATGTCTCAGATGGAGAGGATCAAAAGTAAAAGGATCCAAGATAACATAGAAGTGCTTAGATAA
- the LOC108454614 gene encoding thiocyanate methyltransferase 1-like isoform X2 — protein MLRSLFFSPRIRRVAVPSSPLGPTLAMDNNNRSRTTDSSVQTNPRIQKLQQIVKTDASAGWEESWKQGVTPWDLGRPTPVILHLHHSGSLPMGRVLVPGCGTGYDVVAMACPGRYVVGLDISEEAIKKAKQVFLCHSARDEISMGSANPKLFKTRWRTCYIDVSTMKRFCIQWALRQYPLLIMNWPLKLEREERSLEDGKEVSATLLYEL, from the exons ATGTTGCGGTCTCTCTTCTTCTCCCCCCGGATACGGCGTGTGGCAGTGCCATCCAGCCCTCTGGGTCCAACCCTTGCCATGGACAACAACAATCGAAGCCGCACTACTGACAGCAGTGTTCAAACCAACCCTCGCATTCAAAAACTCCAACAAATCGTTAAAACCGACGCATCCG CTGGTTGGGAAGAGTCCTGGAAGCAGGGAGTCACCCCTTGGGATTTAGGTCGCCCCACACCTGTTATTTTACATCTGCATCACTCTGGATCTCTCCCCATGGGCAGGGTTCTCGTCCCTGGATGTGGCACC GGCTATGATGTGGTGGCAATGGCATGCCCTGGACGCTATGTTGTTGGTCTGGACATATCAGAGGAGGCCATAAAGAAAGCAAAGCAG GTTTTTTTGTGCCATTCTGCCAGAGATGAGATTAGCATGGGCTCAGCAAATCCAAAACTTTTTAAAACCAGATGGAGAACTTGTTACATTGATGTTTCCA CTATGAAGAGGTTTTGCATCCAATGGGCTTTAAGGCAGTATCCATTGTTGATAATGAATTGGCCATTGAAGCTAGAAAG
- the LOC108457124 gene encoding uncharacterized protein LOC108457124 isoform X1, with product MSCAFSLLESCHLPCSIYLSTTFRFSRGFYQMQRPIKHKTLCLCRNMQTFACELVKASYVPTPQTKPKDQSLAKVETIGAFQKLPMVMPSVDIFQSALRKAKRVLPTKGIANVAKRERNRGAKQLDALMKELAVPLRGYIENFPKRIYLHPYERSLIELTFGAGNYEEVLKKVDALRKKVVSVGKEHASLCAKSLSKKEAEERLTEGLEKLQEIFKCEGQAIDDLLYIAKTLRAMPVVDLEMPTLCLVGAPNVGKSSLVRLLSTGKPEVCNYPFTTRGILMGHITLDYQHFQVTDTPGLLKRCDEDRNNLEKLTLAVLSHLPTAILYVHDLSGQCGMSLSDQFMIYKEISERFGNHLWLDVISKCDLLKESPVVFITEDREVDHLELANYRKIGPEGALRVSVKNEDGIDKLKKKVHELLMSQMERIKSKRIQDNIEVLR from the exons ATGAGCTGCGCCTTTAGTCTACTTGAGTCATGCCACCTCCCTTGTTCAatatatctatcaacaaccttccgCTTCTCAAGAG GCTTCTACCAGATGCAGAGGCCTATAAAGCACAAGACCTTGTGCTTGTGTAGAAACATGCAGACTTTCGCTTGCGAGCTCGTCAAAGCAAGCTATGTACCCACTCCCCAAACTAAACCCAAG GATCAATCATTAGCAAAAGTAGAAACTATTGGTGCATTTCAGAAGCTGCCAATGGTGATGCCATCAGTTGATATTTTCCAATCTGCTTTGAGGAAGGCGAAGAGGGTCTTGCCTACAAAAG GCATTGCAAATGTAGCAAAGAGAGAACGAAATAGAGGTGCAAAGCAACTCGATGCACTGATGAAA GAATTGGCAGTTCCACTGAGAGGGTACATAGAGAATTTCCCCAAAAGAATCTATTTGCATCCTTATGAACGATCTCTTATTGAGTTGACATTTGGGGCTGGAAATTATGAAGAG GTTCTGAAAAAGGTAGATGCTCTTAGGAAGAAGGTGGTATCTGTTGGAAAGGAACATGCTTCTCTTTGTGCCAAG TCTTTATCAAAGAAGGAAGCAGAGGAACGATTGACTGAG GGTTTGGAGAAACTTCAAGAAATCTTCAAGTGTGAAGGACAGGCTATTGATGATTTATTGTATATTGCAAAG ACTTTGAGAGCCATGCCAGTTGTGGATCTAGAAATGCCAACCCTGTGTCTTGTTGGAGCACCAAATGTGGGGAAGTCATCATTGGTCCGTCTACTCTCAACAGGAAAGCCTGAG GTGTGCAACTATCCTTTTACAACAAGAGGAATTCTCATGGgtcatattactctagattaccAGCATTTTCAG GTGACCGACACCCCAGGCTTGTTGAAGAGATGTGATG AAGACAGGAATAATTTGGAAAAGTTAACACTTGCTGTGCTCTCACATTTGCCAACAGCAATTCTTTATGTTCATGATTTATCAGGACAGTGCGGTATGTCACTGTCTGATCAG TTCATGATATACAAAGAGATTAGTGAAAGGTTTGGGAATCACCTATGGCTTGATGTTATCTCAAAATGTGATCTGTTGAAAGAATCTCCTGTAGTCTTCATAACAGAAGATAGGGAAGTTGATCATCTTGAATTGGCTAACTATCGAAAAATAGGCCCTGAAGGTGCACTCCGTGTATCAGTAAAAAATGAAGATGGAATCGATAAG CTGAAGAAGAAGGTGCATGAGCTGTTGATGTCTCAGATGGAGAGGATCAAAAGTAAAAGGATCCAAGATAACATAGAAGTGCTTAGATAA
- the LOC108454394 gene encoding uncharacterized protein LOC108454394 — MPGPGPHLMYAMSSGLALTHLTRGRFSPHHTLTYTLNAFFGPDIGSFSEWLTSVLFLDSSVLAFLADSIHHPVYYVLILGLPLCLFYSWASGVLVKRSLLDSVSGVPLSRKQCLLLISAGSFSHFFLDHLFEENGKSSMYTWILSTGWWINRAPVNPDAVVVVGFLCTCLIGGFIYINRVGLPKSTRKQSYQSMKLIMIIASLYTFWCASQIYWANPRRPAVGEEADLGVLVFLATYFLLPHGLCILSMNSEDLHTDHIPL; from the exons ATGCCAGGCCCAGGTCCCCACCTCATGTATGCTATGAGCTCGGGCCTAGCTCTGACCCACCTCACCAGGGGACGTTTCTCCCCTCACCACACCCTTACCTATACTCTCAACGCCTTCTTCGGCCCTGACATAGGCTCCTTCTCGGAGTGGCTAACCTCTGTTCTCTTCCTTGACTCTTCCGTTCTCGCTTTTTTAGCTGATTCAATCCATCACCCTGTTTATTATGTCTTGATTCTGGGGCTTCCTTTATGCCTGTTCTACTCCTGGGCATCAGGTGTTTTGGTGAAAAGAAGCCTTCTTGATTCTGTTTCAGGG GTGCCACTTTCAAGGAAGCAATGCTTATTGTTGATATCAGCTGGTTCTTTTTCCCACTTTTTCCTTGACCATTTATTTGAG GAAAATGGTAAGTCATCCATGTATACTTGGATATTGAGCACTGGCTGGTGGATAAACCGTGCACCTGTTAACCCAGATGCTGTGGTTGTAGTTGGATTCCTGTGCACTTGTTTAATTGGTGGCTTCATTTACATTAACAG AGTGGGGTTGCCAAAATCTACTAGAAAACAATCATACCAATCAATGAAACTTATTATGATCATAGCAAGCCTGTATACTTTCTGGTGTGCAAGCCAAATATACTGGGCTAATCCTCGACGGCCAGCAGTTGGCGAAGAAGCTGATCTTGGAGTCCTTGTATTCTTGGCTACCTACTTTCTTCTTCCCCATGGTCTCTGTATATTGTCCATGAACTCCGAGGATCTCCACACCGATCATATCCCTCTTTAA
- the LOC108457124 gene encoding uncharacterized protein LOC108457124 isoform X4 has product MVMPSVDIFQSALRKAKRVLPTKGIANVAKRERNRGAKQLDALMKELAVPLRGYIENFPKRIYLHPYERSLIELTFGAGNYEEVLKKVDALRKKVVSVGKEHASLCAKSLSKKEAEERLTEGLEKLQEIFKCEGQAIDDLLYIAKTLRAMPVVDLEMPTLCLVGAPNVGKSSLVRLLSTGKPEVCNYPFTTRGILMGHITLDYQHFQVTDTPGLLKRCDEDRNNLEKLTLAVLSHLPTAILYVHDLSGQCGMSLSDQFMIYKEISERFGNHLWLDVISKCDLLKESPVVFITEDREVDHLELANYRKIGPEGALRVSVKNEDGIDKLKKKVHELLMSQMERIKSKRIQDNIEVLR; this is encoded by the exons ATGGTGATGCCATCAGTTGATATTTTCCAATCTGCTTTGAGGAAGGCGAAGAGGGTCTTGCCTACAAAAG GCATTGCAAATGTAGCAAAGAGAGAACGAAATAGAGGTGCAAAGCAACTCGATGCACTGATGAAA GAATTGGCAGTTCCACTGAGAGGGTACATAGAGAATTTCCCCAAAAGAATCTATTTGCATCCTTATGAACGATCTCTTATTGAGTTGACATTTGGGGCTGGAAATTATGAAGAG GTTCTGAAAAAGGTAGATGCTCTTAGGAAGAAGGTGGTATCTGTTGGAAAGGAACATGCTTCTCTTTGTGCCAAG TCTTTATCAAAGAAGGAAGCAGAGGAACGATTGACTGAG GGTTTGGAGAAACTTCAAGAAATCTTCAAGTGTGAAGGACAGGCTATTGATGATTTATTGTATATTGCAAAG ACTTTGAGAGCCATGCCAGTTGTGGATCTAGAAATGCCAACCCTGTGTCTTGTTGGAGCACCAAATGTGGGGAAGTCATCATTGGTCCGTCTACTCTCAACAGGAAAGCCTGAG GTGTGCAACTATCCTTTTACAACAAGAGGAATTCTCATGGgtcatattactctagattaccAGCATTTTCAG GTGACCGACACCCCAGGCTTGTTGAAGAGATGTGATG AAGACAGGAATAATTTGGAAAAGTTAACACTTGCTGTGCTCTCACATTTGCCAACAGCAATTCTTTATGTTCATGATTTATCAGGACAGTGCGGTATGTCACTGTCTGATCAG TTCATGATATACAAAGAGATTAGTGAAAGGTTTGGGAATCACCTATGGCTTGATGTTATCTCAAAATGTGATCTGTTGAAAGAATCTCCTGTAGTCTTCATAACAGAAGATAGGGAAGTTGATCATCTTGAATTGGCTAACTATCGAAAAATAGGCCCTGAAGGTGCACTCCGTGTATCAGTAAAAAATGAAGATGGAATCGATAAG CTGAAGAAGAAGGTGCATGAGCTGTTGATGTCTCAGATGGAGAGGATCAAAAGTAAAAGGATCCAAGATAACATAGAAGTGCTTAGATAA